The following proteins are co-located in the Pseudomonas sp. ATCC 13867 genome:
- the acpP gene encoding acyl carrier protein: MSTIEERVKKIVAEQLGVKEEEVTNSASFVEDLGADSLDTVELVMALEEEFETEIPDEQAEKITTVQEAIDYIVAHQA; encoded by the coding sequence ATGAGCACCATCGAAGAACGCGTCAAGAAGATCGTTGCTGAGCAACTCGGCGTTAAGGAAGAAGAAGTCACCAACAGCGCTTCCTTCGTTGAAGACCTGGGCGCCGACTCCCTTGACACCGTTGAGCTGGTGATGGCTCTGGAAGAGGAATTCGAGACCGAAATCCCCGACGAGCAAGCCGAAAAGATCACCACCGTTCAGGAAGCCATCGACTACATCGTTGCCCACCAGGCATAA